A region of Rickettsiales bacterium DNA encodes the following proteins:
- a CDS encoding D-alanyl-D-alanine carboxypeptidase family protein encodes MRNSIKSLFFLAFFYLLLVSNSAYSQVNFQSDAPYAVLMDFQTGDILYQKNADVKIGPSSMTKVLTSYIVFDYIKKGRISLDDTFAVSANARSMEGSRMFIEQGSNVRLEDLLRGIIIQSGNDATTCVAEGLSGSEEAFAEEMNLYAQKLGMKNSNFKNSNGLPHPEHFASVKDLAILARSLITNFPEYYHYYSETEFTYNKIKQMNRNVLLYRPNLGADGLKTGHTASAGYGIISSAIQKGRRVIAVVNGLKTMRDRITSAEKLLWYGFNQFQNLRLYNQDEVIDTAKVWGGKVKELPLSSNVPVDILLKKSEKFRTNYKLEAQYKQPLTAPITKGDKIGNLVLYADGSKVKEWPLFASSDIEEASFFEKISEKLSYFLGKIL; translated from the coding sequence ATGAGAAATTCTATAAAATCTTTATTTTTCCTTGCGTTTTTTTATCTTTTATTAGTTTCTAATTCAGCTTATTCGCAAGTAAATTTTCAATCTGATGCTCCTTACGCAGTTTTAATGGATTTCCAAACGGGTGATATTCTATATCAAAAAAATGCTGATGTAAAAATTGGCCCATCTTCAATGACAAAAGTTTTAACCTCTTACATAGTGTTTGATTATATTAAAAAGGGTAGAATTTCTTTAGATGACACCTTCGCAGTTTCAGCAAATGCAAGAAGTATGGAAGGATCAAGAATGTTTATTGAGCAAGGTTCAAATGTTCGCTTAGAAGATTTATTGCGTGGTATAATTATTCAATCTGGTAATGATGCTACAACTTGTGTTGCTGAGGGTTTAAGCGGAAGTGAAGAAGCATTTGCTGAGGAAATGAATTTATACGCTCAAAAACTAGGAATGAAGAATTCTAATTTCAAAAACTCTAATGGTTTGCCTCACCCAGAGCATTTTGCAAGCGTTAAAGATTTGGCTATTTTAGCAAGATCTTTAATTACAAATTTTCCAGAATATTATCATTATTATAGTGAAACTGAATTCACATATAATAAAATAAAGCAGATGAATAGAAATGTTCTGCTTTATAGGCCGAATTTAGGTGCTGATGGCTTAAAAACAGGGCATACTGCTAGTGCTGGCTATGGAATTATTTCCTCAGCGATTCAAAAAGGTAGAAGAGTTATTGCGGTTGTAAACGGCCTTAAAACAATGAGGGACAGAATTACTTCAGCCGAAAAATTATTATGGTATGGCTTTAATCAATTTCAAAATCTAAGATTATATAATCAAGATGAAGTTATTGATACAGCAAAAGTTTGGGGCGGAAAAGTAAAGGAATTGCCACTTTCAAGCAATGTTCCAGTTGATATTCTGCTTAAAAAATCTGAGAAATTCCGCACTAATTATAAATTAGAGGCTCAATATAAACAGCCTTTAACCGCACCAATTACCAAAGGCGATAAAATAGGAAATTTAGTTCTATATGCTGATGGCTCAAAGGTGAAGGAGTGGCCTTTATTTGCCTCTAGTGATATTGAAGAAGCAAGCTTTTTTGAAAAAATCTCTGAAAAATTATCTTATTTTCTAGGTAAGATTTTGTAG
- a CDS encoding saccharopine dehydrogenase family protein, whose amino-acid sequence MTKLLIIGAGAAGSVVAKKAALNGDVFSQIHLASRTLSKCEKVQKEAALIKGSRAIEISQVDADDSKQVVALINKVKPDILVNMALPYQDLPIMDACLETGVTYVDTANYEPKDVAKFEYSWQWAYQERYKNKNLLAVLGCGFDPGVTNIFCAYAQKHLFDEIHYIDIIDCNAGDHGKAFATNFNPEINLREVTQDGKYWENGKWVDIKALSISKMINYPEVGDKKSYLIYHEELESLVKNIKGLKRIRFWMTFSDNYIKHLDVLQNIGMTRIDPVKHNGVEIIPIEFLKTLLPEPSSLAENYSGKTSIGCVIQGVKNGETKKYIIYNVCDHAMCNQEVKAQAVSYTTGVPALTGAIMLAKGLWKGNGVMNVEEFDPDPFLAELAKQGLPWKVEELAVTDKVETLAA is encoded by the coding sequence TTGACTAAACTACTTATAATCGGTGCGGGTGCTGCGGGAAGCGTTGTTGCTAAAAAAGCAGCTTTGAATGGTGATGTTTTTTCACAAATTCATTTGGCTAGTAGAACGCTTAGCAAATGTGAAAAAGTGCAGAAGGAAGCGGCCTTAATTAAAGGCTCTCGAGCGATTGAAATCTCGCAGGTGGATGCTGATGATTCTAAGCAAGTAGTTGCCCTTATAAATAAAGTTAAGCCTGATATTCTGGTGAATATGGCACTGCCTTATCAAGATTTACCAATAATGGATGCTTGTTTGGAAACAGGCGTTACCTATGTTGATACTGCAAATTATGAGCCTAAAGATGTTGCGAAATTTGAATATAGCTGGCAGTGGGCTTATCAAGAAAGATACAAAAATAAAAATTTACTTGCTGTTCTTGGTTGCGGTTTTGATCCCGGTGTAACGAATATTTTCTGTGCGTATGCTCAGAAACATTTATTTGATGAGATTCACTACATTGATATAATTGACTGCAATGCTGGTGATCACGGCAAGGCGTTTGCAACTAATTTCAATCCTGAAATAAATCTGCGTGAAGTTACGCAAGATGGAAAATATTGGGAAAACGGCAAGTGGGTTGATATTAAAGCACTTTCAATTTCAAAAATGATTAATTATCCTGAAGTTGGCGATAAAAAATCTTATCTAATTTATCATGAGGAGTTGGAGTCTCTAGTTAAGAATATCAAGGGCTTGAAGCGTATTCGCTTCTGGATGACTTTCTCTGATAATTACATCAAGCACCTTGATGTTCTGCAAAATATCGGAATGACACGCATTGACCCAGTAAAACATAATGGCGTTGAAATTATTCCTATTGAATTTTTGAAAACTCTATTGCCTGAGCCATCTTCACTCGCTGAAAATTATAGCGGAAAAACTTCTATCGGGTGTGTTATTCAAGGTGTTAAAAATGGCGAAACTAAGAAATATATTATTTATAATGTTTGTGATCACGCAATGTGCAATCAAGAAGTGAAAGCACAAGCAGTTTCTTACACAACGGGCGTTCCAGCATTAACTGGTGCGATTATGCTCGCAAAAGGCTTATGGAAAGGCAATGGCGTTATGAATGTTGAGGAGTTTGATCCAGATCCATTTTTGGCCGAGCTTGCAAAACAAGGTTTACCTTGGAAAGTTGAAGAATTAGCAGTTACAGATAAAGTCGAAACTTTGGCGGCTTGA
- a CDS encoding type II toxin-antitoxin system RelB/DinJ family antitoxin, whose protein sequence is MAKTAVINVRVEPKAKNKAEKILAKVGLSISEAVNMFIAQVNNHNGLPFEGKVPNKRLRKTIEEIEVGKGLIRVNNVEEMFKQLEA, encoded by the coding sequence ATGGCAAAAACAGCAGTAATAAATGTAAGGGTTGAACCAAAAGCAAAAAATAAAGCAGAGAAAATCCTAGCTAAAGTAGGGCTTTCAATCTCTGAGGCAGTCAATATGTTTATAGCGCAGGTGAATAATCATAACGGCCTGCCATTTGAGGGCAAAGTGCCGAATAAAAGACTCAGAAAAACTATAGAAGAAATTGAAGTAGGTAAGGGATTAATTAGGGTTAATAATGTTGAAGAAATGTTTAAGCAATTAGAGGCATAA
- a CDS encoding type II toxin-antitoxin system YafQ family toxin: MLNLVYKNSFKKDFKRIKKRGKDLSKLKEIIDILQYKKPLHMKYRNHKLTGNWEGYWELHIEPDWLLIYKIEVNDLIISASGTHADLFE, encoded by the coding sequence ATGTTAAATTTAGTTTATAAAAATAGTTTCAAAAAAGACTTTAAGAGAATAAAAAAGCGAGGAAAGGATTTATCAAAACTTAAGGAAATTATAGATATTCTGCAATATAAAAAGCCCCTTCATATGAAGTATCGTAATCATAAACTTACAGGAAATTGGGAGGGCTATTGGGAGTTACACATAGAGCCAGATTGGCTTTTGATATATAAAATAGAGGTAAATGATTTGATTATTTCTGCTTCAGGCACGCATGCTGATCTTTTTGAATAA
- a CDS encoding TrbC/VirB2 family protein codes for MKNLQFNTICKLIFGLVIAIIIPFDVLATQPPEKTLYEEICDIRQMFCGGAALGLVAGIIAILGFMMFKGKLSMGLLLTTIVGIVIFISANILVEAIFNPPAGAGVVQACECIS; via the coding sequence ATGAAAAATTTACAATTTAACACAATTTGCAAGCTGATTTTTGGTTTAGTAATTGCTATTATTATTCCGTTTGATGTTCTTGCAACTCAACCTCCTGAGAAAACTCTCTATGAAGAAATTTGCGATATTAGGCAAATGTTTTGTGGCGGTGCAGCACTTGGCTTAGTTGCTGGAATCATTGCAATTCTTGGCTTTATGATGTTCAAGGGAAAGTTGAGCATGGGGCTTTTGCTAACTACAATAGTTGGGATTGTAATATTTATTTCAGCTAATATTTTGGTAGAAGCAATTTTTAATCCACCAGCAGGTGCAGGGGTTGTTCAGGCATGTGAATGTATATCATAA
- a CDS encoding TrbC/VirB2 family protein — MNLIFKNIFLFNLAILFLLIPELSFSDPAQSELAGKICDIRQLFCGGVALAVASFAILAIGFLTLRGGVHWSLLLIVTIGIILFISADAFVSDLSGGTVDVNCQCM, encoded by the coding sequence ATGAATTTAATTTTCAAAAATATTTTTCTTTTCAACTTAGCAATATTATTTTTGCTTATACCTGAGCTTTCATTTTCTGATCCCGCCCAATCTGAACTAGCTGGAAAAATTTGCGATATTAGGCAATTATTTTGCGGTGGCGTAGCACTAGCTGTTGCAAGTTTCGCGATATTAGCGATTGGTTTTTTAACTTTAAGGGGGGGCGTGCATTGGAGCTTGCTTTTAATTGTAACAATAGGCATTATTTTATTTATATCAGCTGATGCTTTCGTGAGTGATTTATCAGGTGGCACAGTTGATGTTAATTGCCAATGTATGTGA